One window of Triticum dicoccoides isolate Atlit2015 ecotype Zavitan chromosome 5A, WEW_v2.0, whole genome shotgun sequence genomic DNA carries:
- the LOC119301098 gene encoding flowering time control protein FCA-like gives MHRGSDRSGDPSGPAGGARSGADGRFARGPSRWSGGGGGSPPPHRSSRGGSSDGGGGGGGRFHPYRAPSEYVVGGGGTGGYRGGGGGGDFGETAGGARSRYGGGGSGGGGRGDYSDHDNKSGYVKLFVGSVPRTANEDDVRPLFEDHGDVLEVALIRDRKTGEQQGCCFVKYATSEEAERAIRALHNQCTIPGAMGPVQVRYADGEKERHGSIEHKLFVASLNKQATAKEIEEIFAPFGHVEDVYIMKDGMRQSRGCGFVKFSSKEPALAAMNSLSGTYIMRGCEQPLIVRFADPKRPRPGESRGGPAFGGPGVSSRSDAALVIRPTANLDEQIGRHMPPDSWRPSSPSSMAPHQFNNFGSDNSMGLMGGPVTSAADNVTFRPQMFHGNGSLSSQTAVPTSSHMGINPSLSQGHHLGGPQISPLQKPTGQPQNFPVQLQNAQQGQLHASQSLGPGSFGQNIPTMQLPGQLPVSQPLTQQNASAGALQAPSAVQSNPMQAVPGQQQLPSNVTPQMLQQPVQQMLSQAPQLLLQQQQAAIQSSYQSSQQTIFQLQQQLQLLQQQQQHQQQPNLNQQPHTQVPKQQGQPVQSNTPGAPAAMMTTKINAIPQQVNSPAVSLTCNWTEHTSPEGFKYYYNSITRESKWEKPEEYILYEQQQQHQKLILLQQHQQKLVAQQLQSPPQAQTIPPMQSMQHHPQSQQGHNQMQMKQQDLNYNQLQATGTIDPSRIQQGIQAAQERSWKS, from the exons ATGCACCGCGGCAGCGACCGCTCCGGCGACCCCTCCGGCCCCGCGGGCGGCGCTCGCAGCGGCGCGGACGGCAGATTCGCACGCGGACCCTCACgctggtccggcggcggcgggggtagCCCCCCGCCCCACCGCTCCTCCCGCGGCGGGAGcagcgacggcggcggaggcggaggcgggaggTTCCATCCGTACCGTGCGCCGTCTGAATACGTTGTTGGCGGTGGTGGAACTGGAGGGtacagaggcggcggcggcggcggcgactttggTGAGACGGCCGGTGGAGCGAGGAGCCGCTACGgaggcggtggcagcggcggcggaggccgtGGAGACTACTCAG ATCATGATAACAAAAGTGGTTATGTTAAACTTTTTGTTGGATCAGTTCCAAGAACAGCAAATGAAGATGAT GTTCGACCTTTATTCGAGGATCATGGAGATGTTCTTGAAGTTGCTTTGATCAGGGATAGGAAAACTGGTGAACAACAAG GCTGTTGTTTTGTTAAATATGCTACTTCTGAAGAGGCTGAGAGAGCCATCAGAGCTCTGCATAACCAGTGCACTATTCCTGGG GCGATGGGCCCTGTTCAGGTTAGATATGCTGATGGTGAAAAGGAGCGTCATG GGTCTATTGAGCACAAATTGTTTGTTGCATCACTGAATAAGCAAGCAACTGCAAAGGAGATTGAAGAG ATTTTTGCTCCTTTTGGTCATGTGGAAGATGTTTACATTATGAAAGATGGCATGAGGCAGAGCCGAG GCTGTGGTTTTGTCAAATTCTCATCAAAAGAACCTGCACTTGCAGCCATGAATTCTCTTAGTGGGACTTACATAATGAGG GGGTGCGAGCAACCATTAATAGTTCGATTTGCTGATCCGAAGAGGCCTAGACCTGGAGAATCAAG GGGTGGCCCTGCATTCGGAGGTCCTGGTGTCAGTTCTCGATCTGATGCAGCACTAGTTATCAG GCCGACTGCCAATCTTGATGAGCAAATAGGTCGACACATGCCTCCTGACAGTTGGCGCCCTTCAAGCCCAAGCTCAATGGCACCTCATCAGTTTAATAACTTTGGGTCTGACAATTCTATGGGCCTGATGGGCGGCCCTGTTACATCAGCAGCAGATAAT GTTACTTTTCGGCCTCAGATGTTTCATGGGAATGGTTCTTTGTCAAGTCAGACAGCTGTGCCGACATCATCTCATATG GGCATAAATCCTTCCTTGTCACAAGGGCATCATCTAGGTGGGCCACAGATCTCGCCCTTGCAAAAGCCAACTGGCCAACCGCAGAATTTCCCTGTACAGTTGCAGAATGCTCAGCAAGGGCAGCTTCATGCCTCACAATCCTTGGGGCCTGGTTCTTTTGGCCAGAATATACCAACTATGCAATTACCTGGCCAGCTCCCTGTGTCACAACCGTTGACGCAGCAAAATGCTTCTGCAGGCGCTCTACAGGCGCCTTCAGCTGTACAGTCCAATCCCATGCAAGCTGTTCCTGGACAACAGCAACTTCCTTCGAATGTAACACCGCAAATGCTGCAGCAGCCTGTCCAGCAGATGCTGTCACAAGCACCACAGTTGCTACTCCAACAGCAGCAGGCAGCTATACAGTCCAGTTATCAATCTTCACAGCAGACGATTTTTCAGCTTCAGCAACAGCTGCAGctactgcagcagcagcagcagcaccagcaGCAACCTAACTTAAATCAGCAGCCACATACGCAAGTTCCTAAGCAACAG GGACAGCCGGTGCAATCTAATACCCCTGGTGCTCCGGCTGCCATGATGACGACAAAAATAAATGCAATTCCACAGCAGGTCAATTCGCCTGCAGTTTCTTTAACTTGCAATTGGACCGAACATACCTCACCGGAAGGTTTTAAATATTACTACAATAGCATAACTCGAGAGAGTAAG TGGGAGAAGCCTGAAGAATATATACTGtatgagcagcagcagcagcaccagaAACTTATTTTACTTCAACAGCACCAACAAAAGCTTGTTGCGCAGCAACTTCAGTCACCTCCTCAGGCTCAAACTATTCCGCCTATGCAATCTATGCAACACCATCCCCAGTCACAGCAAGGACATAACCAAATGCAGATGAAACAGCAG GATTTGAATTATAATCAGTTACAGGCAACTGGCACGATTGATCCCAGTAGGATTCAGCAG GGAATTCAAGCTGCTCAAGAGCGTTCTTGGAAAAGTTGA